The DNA region TATGATGGTTGTCACACACTGGGTAAAAGATGCCGCACAGGACAGTTTCAAGTTGTGGCTGGGTAAAGGCGAACTGTTACGGATATTTACCTCTTTTCCGCCTTTTGAAATTCCAGGTGTCGACTGGAGTGAGTTGGCAAATCATTCGGTTACGATTATCTTTCGGGAGCGGCGTGCGGTCGGTTAGTAATGAAAAGAGAAAACCCTCAGGCTGCCGGGGGAGGTTTCTGCCTGAGGGTTTCTCTCCACCCCCCTGCCTAACTGCGCCCCTCAATTGTCCCGGTTGTAAATATACACCTTTTGTGCCGCCGGCTTTTGGTTACGGACTGAGCGTTTACTACTTTGAAATACGATGGTTAAAGAGTTAGCGTTTAAACCGTGGTTTTACAAGGCGAGTGCGACAGGATAGCAAAGTAAATAAGAGCAAAGTTTAATTTATTGGAAATTAGCGAAGTTGTGTTACTGGTGCCGGCGGGTCTTGGTTCCGAACTCAACCAGCTCTCTAAACCCTTTGGGGTCAAACGCTGAAGAGATGGCGGTTTCGTAGGTGACCTTGCCCGCGCGGTAAAGTTCAGCCAGATAGGCGTCAAAAGAGATACTACCTTCGGCGCTGCTGGTTTGAATGGCTGAAGGCAGGTGTTCGATTTTACGCTCCCGGATAAGGTTGCGGACCGCTGGAGTTGCCATCATCACCTCGTAACAACCGATTCGACCTTTACCCTCGGCACGGAGTAAGAGGCGCTGGGAGAAGATGGCGAGAAGGGAGATGGAGAACTGGATACGAATCTGGTCCCGGATTTCCGGTGGGAAGATGTCGATAAACCGGGTAACGGTTTCCGGTGCGTTGGTGGTGTGGAGGGTGCCAATGACAAGGTGGCCCGATTCAGCAGCCCAGATTGTTGCTTCGGCGGTGGCGAGGTCACGAATTTCGGCAACCAGAATCACATTGGGGTTGGAACGTAACCCCTTCATAATCGCTTCCCGGAAGCTGGAAACATCAACTCCAACCTCGCGCTGGGTGATAATACCCTTTTTGTGGTCGTGAACGAATTCAATCGGGTCTTCAATTGTCAAAACATGGCGCGGGCTTTCAAGGATGTAATCAACAAAGGTCGCCTGAGTGGTTGTTTTTCCCATTCCCGTAGGACCGGTTACGAGAATTAAACCGTGAGGACGGTCAAGGAGCGACTTGATGCGCGGTATGAGATGGGTGGGTACAAACAGTTCTTCGAATGAGAGTATGCGCCGCGGGATGAGACGAAGGGCGAGCCCGAAATACCCCTTCTGTTTATAGACTGCAACCCGGAACCGAGCCATATTCTTAAAGTTAAGAGCAAAGTCACCACCGCCACCGTTGTCAATCTGGGCGCGCAGATGGCGCAGGTCCTTGGTGGCGATGTTTTTGAAACTTTCCGTTTTCTCCGGAGTCAGGACCGGGTAACCTTCAATTGACTGCAGAAATCCATCGATACGAAATGTTGGCGGGCGCCCCACCGTGAGATGGAGGTCGGATGCGTTCCGGCGAATGCACTCCGCAAGGAGTGTCTCAAAGAATTCTTCGTCCGACATCGCTAATCGTATTATACCCCCCTGAACCCATCTGTCAAGCAGATGTCACATTCAAATATGGGGGCAATTTTAGCCGAACGGGCATCAATTCTGATTTGATTTAAGTTGGAAAGTAATGTTAATTTGTTCTTGACAGGCAGGGGCGATGGTTTTATATTAAAACGGGATTGCGGCCATAGCTCAGGGGTAGAGCCCCGGCTTCCCAAGCCGGTTACACGGGTTCGATTCCCGTTGGCCGCTTTGTTTATTCAAACAGGGTTAAGCGTAATGGCAGGGTAGAAAGTGAGGTAAGAAAAAAATGGTGCGTATTGTTGTTTTGCTTTTAACTCTTTTGATTGTCGGTTGTGGCAGTAAGGACCCGCTTGCTAATGTAAAAAAGGGATATCCGGGGGCGAGCGAATATCTTGTCTGGAAGAATTATCTTTTGATTCGTTATCCATTTGACAGTACAGCAGGAGCACAGCGGGCTGTGATATTACAGAAGGTCGGTAACAACTGGACTCATCTGGCACAGAGCGAACAGGGGTTCAACAGCCTGCGTGAGGTCGTCACCTATATACCGGAAATCGACGAATCCGGAGTGGCGGCATTTAAGTTGAGGTAGAAACATGCCCTGGTATGGTTTTATTCATCCAATAATGGCGCTGGGGACTTTTGTATACGGGCTTTTTATCGGACAGGTTAGTATGACAAAACTTGATGACTGGGATTTTCCCCTGCGTCGGGTGAAAAAGCGGACCCTGATTTATTTTGTTTTCACTGCAATCACCGGGATATGCGGGTTGATGGTCAAC from candidate division WOR-3 bacterium includes:
- a CDS encoding PilT/PilU family type 4a pilus ATPase; protein product: MSDEEFFETLLAECIRRNASDLHLTVGRPPTFRIDGFLQSIEGYPVLTPEKTESFKNIATKDLRHLRAQIDNGGGGDFALNFKNMARFRVAVYKQKGYFGLALRLIPRRILSFEELFVPTHLIPRIKSLLDRPHGLILVTGPTGMGKTTTQATFVDYILESPRHVLTIEDPIEFVHDHKKGIITQREVGVDVSSFREAIMKGLRSNPNVILVAEIRDLATAEATIWAAESGHLVIGTLHTTNAPETVTRFIDIFPPEIRDQIRIQFSISLLAIFSQRLLLRAEGKGRIGCYEVMMATPAVRNLIRERKIEHLPSAIQTSSAEGSISFDAYLAELYRAGKVTYETAISSAFDPKGFRELVEFGTKTRRHQ